TGATATTCACCTCAGCAATATCCTCCGGCTCCCAAGTATCAATCTGATGAGTCACTATTTTTCGAATCAACGCATCATCATCCACAACAATTACATTTAGAACCGAATGCTTTTTAGTCGACGATAAATGGTCCGTGTAGAGTGTAGTCTGATTCCTTCCGGCATCTTTGCTGGCATAGAGAGCTTGGTCTGCTTCTTCTACAATTTTATCGGCAATATTCTCAGCTTCTGTTACCTCTGATATCCCACTCGAGAAGGTCACATGAAAGACTTCATTCTTCGCAAAAAAGTCAGTGGCAGCAAATTGCTCCTGAATACGGTTTATTACTGTCAATGCAGAACTCGCATCCGTATTTGGTAGGAACACAGCAAACTCTTCTCCACCGAAGCGGCAAAAGGTATCTTCCATACGAATCGAACCCTTTACAAGCTCAGACAAGGACTGTAATACCTCATCTCCGATTAGATGACCATATGTATCATTAATCTTTTTGAAATAGTCCAGATCAATCAGTGCTAAAGAAAACACCCGTTCCGTGCGCTTAAAATCGCAAATCAGCTGCTTCATCACTTGATTAAAGTGTTTTCGATTAAACGCACCCGTCAATTCATCCACAATGATGGATTCCTGCCACTCCCGCTTTAACTCAAAGCGGTTTTTAATCAAAGCCAGAAATAAATCAATATCTACAGGCTTCGATAAAAAATCCATCACGCCCAGCCTATACGCATGCAGTTGAGTCGCTTTGGAGTACTCCCCACTTATAATGATGATTGGAATACGTTCTTTTTTGGCTTTGCCGATAATTTGATTCAAGACCTCAATTCCGCTGATATCAGGCAAAAGAATATCCAGAAGAATTAGATCCGGTTTGGTTTCATAAAAAATCTTGAGACCCCGTTCAGCGGATAAGGCTATGCTTACATAATAGTTCTGCTTCTCCAATGATTCTTTTAAATAAGCCACTAATTCTACATCATCATCAATAAGCAAAATATCATTATGTGGGAGTG
This genomic stretch from Paenibacillus sp. FSL H7-0737 harbors:
- a CDS encoding diguanylate cyclase, with protein sequence MTTQKYKNMVEERTKQTLQEWSELSEVNEKDIYRFLHNLKGTAGTVGLQEVEQFADATLPYFMESSLKSWSIEEWGDYLYPLIPLFNQDSSVSLGSVKPLDKKGNDVALPHNDILLIDDDVELVAYLKESLEKQNYYVSIALSAERGLKIFYETKPDLILLDILLPDISGIEVLNQIIGKAKKERIPIIIISGEYSKATQLHAYRLGVMDFLSKPVDIDLFLALIKNRFELKREWQESIIVDELTGAFNRKHFNQVMKQLICDFKRTERVFSLALIDLDYFKKINDTYGHLIGDEVLQSLSELVKGSIRMEDTFCRFGGEEFAVFLPNTDASSALTVINRIQEQFAATDFFAKNEVFHVTFSSGISEVTEAENIADKIVEEADQALYASKDAGRNQTTLYTDHLSSTKKHSVLNVIVVDDDALIRKIVTHQIDTWEPEDIAEVNISSYANGLDFLQSDWYSIDEKYIILLDGVMPDLDGVEVLERIRKTYPEVNILVIMLTGRNNQADIVHALQMGADDYVVKPVHMPELLSRMERLAHRFLF